The genomic stretch AAACTATTCCTTTGCTGTATATGTTAATATCTTTATTATGCCTGAATTACACATTCAGAAAGGAGTCATGTATGTCCCAAGAACAATGGAAGTCTAAACTTGGTTTTATTTTTGCAGCAGCTGGGTCTGCTATTGGCTTAGGTGCTATTTGGAAGTTTCCATATATCGCCGGAACAGGAGGGGGCGGTGCTTTCTTTCTGATCTTTTTATTTTTTACAGTATTATTAGGAGCCCCGCTATTATTAGGGGAATTTGTTGTTGGCCGCAGAGCCCAAAGCGATGCTGTCACAGCTTATAAAAAGTTTGCCCCCAACTCTTCTTGGAGCTTAATCGGAAAGTTAGGAATTGTAACGTGTTTTATCCTGTTATCCTTTTATAGTGTAGTTGGCGGCTGGATTATTATCTATTTGTTTGAAGCAATACGTGGTGGATTAAACGGTCTATCTCAGGATCAGTATGGTGCTTTGTTTGGTGAATTGATCGCCAAACCTTGGTCGACGCTCCTAGCACAGCTTGTCTTCATGTTAATGGCGATTGTTGTTGTAGCGAAGGGTGTACAAAAGGGCATAGAAAAAGCTAGTAAGATTATGATACCTGCACTTTTTATCTTATTTCTTATATTAGTTATCCGCTCTGTCACTTTAGATCAATCCATTGAAGGAATTGAGTTTTTACTCGTTCCTGATTTCACAAAACTAACATCTGAATCCATTCTATTGGCACTTGGCCAGGCGTTTTTCACCTTATCATTAGGTGTATCGGTAATGGTAACGTACGCGTCTTACTTGCCGAAAACGCAGAACCTGCCGTTCTCAGCCATCTCTATTATTGTCATTAATATTTTGGTTGCGTTATTGGCTGGATTGGCTATTTTCCCTGGGGTATTTTCATTTGGAATGGAGCCAGACGCTGGACCTGTACTAATATTCGCGGTATTACCTGCTGTATTTAGTCAGATGCAGTTCGGTGTGATTTTCTTTATCATCTTTTTACTATTGTTCTTATTTGCAGCATTAACTTCCGCCTTTTCTATGCTGGAAATATTCGTGGCAGCTACTACAAAACGCGACAAAACAAAACGCAAAAAACGCGCTTGGACGCTTGGACTGCTAATCTTCGTACTCGGTATCCCATCTTGTCTGTCGTATGGTGTATTGTCAGATGTTTTGGTGTTCGACAAAACGATATTTGATCTGTTCGATTTTACAGTTAGTAATGTATTAATGCCTTTAGGTGCATTGCTGATTTCAATTTTTGTTCCGCTGAAAATATCAAAAATTGCACTGTATGAGGAGATTTCCCTCGGTTCTAAGAGTGGTAAAATGTTCTTCAATGTTTGGTATTATCTCCTGAAATACGTGACACCAATTGCAATTATTATTGTCTTTTTAGATGTATTAGGATTTCTAGATAAGATACTTGGCTTGTTTAATTAACAAGTATTCTAGCTGGACGCCCAAACAAAAACAAAACAGCCGGCTCTTCCTCTTACGGAAATGCCGGCTGTTTTGCTTATTATTTCTTTACGTCTATTCCACTTAATAGATAGGCACTAATCACACCAATTATAAATGCAATGATGCTCACAATGATTAACATTGCATTGCCTGGCAAACCTGGATAAATGATAACGATAGATCCAACAATAAAGCCAATCATAACCGCATAAGTCCCTGCTTTAAACTTAGCTAGCAGGATGGTAATCAGCTTACTTGTAATGAGCACACCAATTAAAACACCGGCTCCAACTGTTAGAATAACCGCGAAATTAAGATTGGAAACCGCATTGATCACGGTTGGATAAACGCCCAACAGCAGCAACACAAACGAACCACTGATTCCAGGCAGAATCATGGCAGAACTCGCCAGCCATCCAGCAAAAAATAACAATATGTAATCACTTTGACTAAGATGATTGATCACTGCAGCCATGTTATCATCTTTTACAAAAGCAGTACTGGCAACCAAAACCGCTCCAAGTAAAAGCAAGATATAATGGACCGGTGTAAAGGACTTCTTATAATCAATCTCCTTCAGCAACGTAGGGATAATCCCGATAATAAGCCCCAGGAAGAAAATGAACGTTGGCTGAGGATACGCCTCAATCAGCCATTCTACTAAACGGCTCACCAGCAAAAGCGCAAGCACAATGCCAATTCCTATTGGGATTAAAAACAGCAAGCTCTGCTTCCACCGCTTTGAAAATATACCGTTAATAGATGCGATAAACTGCTGATAAATCCCAAGCAATAACGCAATGGTTCCCCCGCTTACGCCCGGAATAAGATCACTGACTCCCATTGCCATGCCTTTAAATATATTACGCCATTGAAACAAGTTCTTCTTCTCCTTTTTGACAAAAATATATGTATCTCTTACTAAAACTGACAAAAACTTCGGTAAGAACTAGCGAAATTCATCTTAAATTTTATAAGACTGCTCATCGATCACCTGAACCCGCCTATTTTCTAGTATACTGGTTCAACATCTTTCCATCTACCTGATGATGCTAATTTTGATAGATTCCATAGAGGATATTATCGTACTCTATTATGTCTTATTCTTTAGCTGCTATATAACAGTCGCTCCATGATGTTATTTTAAAGCAGGAAGAAATGAATTCCTTTCTGATACAAAGAAAGGGACCCGCTAGCGGAATCCCTACTTTGATGCATGCTGCTTTTTAAGTTGTCTGATGTATTCAATTGTAACTGCTACAGCAACGATACACATTGCATAACCAAATACATTTCTGTCATTAATAAAGAACAATACTGCCAATGCAATAGACAAGACAGCTGCAATGAGAAGTCTTATTTTACTCAGAAAGCTCACCTCAACTCCGGGTACTCCATTCAACTCATCTAGTATAGCACGCACATTTTATAGGGAGAAGCGTTCGTCTTTGCAAGGATGTCTTGTGGACATAATGAAAAACCCTGCGCTCTTAAACGCAGGGTTGTAAACCTTATACTATGTCTTACTGATTCCCTTTTTTAACCCATTCCGCAACAGAAACTGTGCGTTTTGCTTGGTGTTTCACGGCAGCTTCTACGTCTTCGATCATTTTACCGTCCTGACCTACTGTTACACTAGTGCCGTATGGGTTACCGCCGGCTGCGAATAAAACTGGATCTGTGTAGCCTGGTGTTGCGATGATAGCACCCCAATGCATCATGGATGTGTAGAGAGATAGTAGCGTTGCTTCTTGTCCGCCGTGCGGGTTTTGAGCGGATGTCATGGCGCTGACTACTTTGTTTACAGTTTTGCCTGTTGCCCATAGGCCGCCTTGCAGATCAAGGAATTGCTTCATTTGGGATGGCATGTTACCGAAGCGCGTTGGCACGCTGAAAATGATGGCATCTGCCCATTCAATATCAGCCGATGAAGCGACAGGTACATCTTGTGTTGCTTCTACTTGTGCTTTCCAAGCTGGATTGCCATCAATTACAGATTGCGGCGCTAGTTCTTGTACTTGTAGTACTTTTGCTTCTGCACCTGCTTCTTTCGCTGCCTCTGCTGCCCATTTTGCCATCTGATAGTTAGTACCGCCCATGCTGTAATATACGACTGCTACTTTTACGTTTTCCATTGTTTCATTCTCCTTTGTTTTTCCGAATAATCTATTTAGAAATCCCATTTATACGTTCACTCCTTCTGCCAATCCACCCGCTCAACACGCGATAAAAACCACCTCTGTAAAATACTTCAACAGTTTTTATCGGAATCCTTATCTTTAATTCGAGATATACAGGTGTTTTCCTTCTGTAACTTTAATCTAGTTCTCTCACTTTAAACGGCACCACATGATTTTCTATTTTCTCGCGGTTCTGCTCATATTGCGGCGGCAGCATTAGTTTCTCGCCCATTGCATGCTGCTCTTCATCAATCGCGAAACCTGGTGGATCTGTTGCAATCTCAAATAAAATTTCCCCATGCTCACGGAAATAAATAGCATTGAAGTAGTTTCGGTCCTGTACCGGTGTCACACCATACCCCAACTTCGTCACATAATCACTCCAGCTCAGCTGATCTTGATCATCGTTTGCACGCCATGCAATATGATGAACGGTGCCTACCCCCATTGAGCTGCGACCGCTTGTTGTCTGTTTAATATCAATGATATTTCCAATCTCACCAACTGCACGATAGCGAACATAGCCGCCTTCCTCGCCAACCTTCTCTAATCCCATGTTTTCGAGGAGCTCTCCTGTGTTTCCTGGTCTTCTGGAATAAAGTGTTGCGCCACCAAAACCTTTAATGGCAACATCAGCAGTCACATCACCAAATGTCCAGGTGTTTAGTTCGCCAGCTTCTCTTTCAACAATCTCTATATGCAGTCCGTGTACATCATCAAACTGCAAGTATGTTTCGCCAAATCGTTCCGTCTTCGTATAAGCAATATCAAATTTTTCGAGACGATGTTCCCAGAAAGTCAAAGCCCCAATTGGAACTGCATAAGAAGTGACACCAACCTGTCCGTCACCTATCTTGCCTTGATAAGCATTGGGCCAAGGAAAGAACGTAATGATTGTGCCTGGTTTTCCTTTTTCATCACCAAAGTAAAGATGGTAAGTACCTGGATCATCGAAATTCACCGTTTTCTTAACGAGACGAAGTCCTAACACACCAGCATAAAAATCAGCGTTCTCCTGCGGATGCCCGACAATAGCTGTAATATGGTGAATACCTTGCGTTTGTTTGGTCATAATGTACACTCCTTTAATTATCTCGAATTAGAGATATATATTCAAAAAATATAGAATTTCTATTTTATCTCTAATTCGAGGTATTCGTCTAAAAAAAATATAATCCTGCTTTGCCTTTCAATTATCTCTAATTCGAGATAATTATATACCATAACAAATTGTCATGTCAACAGCTTCTTATCAGAATATAGACTGGTACACTTCAATTCAAGATAAGATTGAGCGATCAGCCACAACGTTAATAAACTCCAAGCCCTCAAAACGATGTAAGATAGAAATGACTTTCAACTGCACCCTCCTTCTACGCTGTACACTTTGAGTTAGCAAAGGGTTTATTTTCTCTTCTTACTTAACTATGACGCCTGCAAAAGGTAGGAACATAGAAGATCCCTATCCTCGTCGTTTTTTCATTCACAAGAAGGAAAAACGACGCTTCAGGCAGTATTAGAGAAAACAAGGGGGAAACCACAATGAAGACCATACTCCACTACCAATATAGCCTTATCGTACTGCCTGATTATCTTCCCACGAAAGGTACATTACGATGAAGCAGCCATCTTTTTCTCATTCAATGCCGATTTTTCCTTGTCCGAATATGCAGGCAACAGCTGCTTATTATGAGAAACTTGGTTTTCGTGCTGTAGCTTTTTTAGGAGGCTCGGAACCCCATATATGGCTCTATCGCGATCAAATTGAACTGATGCTGACACAGTCTGCTTTAAAACGGATTTTTCCGAATCGAAAGCAGTATGGGTATGGGTATGATGCTTATTTCATCACAGATCAACAAGCTGCGATGCAGCAGGAACTGGTTGAGAAGGGTGTTGCCATTGTACAGCCATTAATTGTGACGGAATACGGCAATAAACTGTTTGTCTTTGAGGATATCGATGAAAGATGGATTGCCATTGGAAACAAGCAATAAGAAAGGCCGTATCCGCACAGGAAACGACCTTTCTCTCTATCTATACTGAACTATGCTTGGTTTTTCAGTTCTTGTGCTTGTTCTTGCGCTTGTTCAGGGGTGATTGTTTTAATTTTCTTTATGAAATAATAATGCTTAATGAGACCAAGTACGATTAAAACAATCTTCACTAGTAAAATATCTATATAAAATACCGAAAACAAAATAAACGCATCCGCAATAATATTGATACGGATCTTTTCTTTTAAGGTCATACCTCTGTTTTCTTTTAAAGCAAGCACGTACTTTTTATAAAAAGTGGTGCTTTGAAACCAAGCTTCGATTCGTTTAGAACTTTTCGCATAACAGAAAGAAGCGATTAATAGAAATGGTCCCCCTGGCAATACGGGGAGTACGATTCCCGCTATACCAAAGCCTAAAGCAATGGTTCCCAACAGGAAAAACAGGATGCTCTTCAGCTTTTTTATGATAATCACCCTTTATTCATTTTCTTGTATTTACTCGCATTATAACAAATGATACAGATTGGAAGTAACACGTTCGCCCTCCGTTTTCCACGATAATCTTAAACTGTTGGAATTCTGCCATATTGATGGAAAAGGATAGAAAAAGAGTTTCCACGTGTGTGAAAACTCATTCCGTAACTATTCCTCTCTCTCTTTTATCTCCAAGCCTTTTTTCTTCAAAAGACTTCTTAATCCAAGCCGGAAGTTCGCATAAGACTCAAAACCTTGGAAACCGGAGTTGGACAGTACCAGTTTCTGAACTAATTTGGCTGAGAATCCGACAAAAATCGTATCTATTCCCATTAACTTTAGCGCATCCGTTAGGTTCTTAATATTGGTACTTAGCTCCTGATAACCAGTTGCATCAATATCCAGATAATTGATGCCTGTCAGATCAATCACAACCGTGTCTGTATCCGTCTTCACAACGCTGTTAACGATTGTATTTTGTATATGAATGAACCGCTCCACCGTAAATGTTCCAGTCAGCGGTACCAGCATCGTATTCGGAACAATCGAGGGTATCATAGGTGCGGCTAGCTCTTTAATAATTGTTTCGTACTTTGCCACTTTTGTCTTAAGCTGCTCTATCTCCTGCTGCAGTTGTTCTATAGTAGCTATCTTACTCATCACCTTAGTTAAAATTTTCATTGCCAGAATTGCTATATGTATTATACACGCTCTATCGACATTAGAGAATATCCATTATAATTATTCTCGATCTGATGCTTCTTCTTCTACAAAAATCGGCGGAAATGGTAATATATAACGACAGACTATTACAAAGGGGACGCGTATGGACAGGAGTTTGCTCGTATTAAATCAAGACGTGACGACAGCTTTAGAAGATTGGTATATGCAAATTCGGCTCGGACAGCAGCAAGCTGCAATGGATTTGTATCTTGAATTAAAACAGCGAAAAGAGGAATTGAAACAGCAAGAGACGCTATACATCGTGTATTTACTGCTTTCTTGCCGATTCCACTTGCTTATCTCAGACTTGGATAAGAGCGGCGAATTTCACGAAGAGGCCGCCAAGTATCAGCATGCCTTTGTTCCCGCTCTTCATTATTATTATCATTTAGCGGAAGGAATGCGCCTCTTCGCAGAAAGGTCTTATACCTGTGCATTAGCAGCTTACGAGAAAGCAGAGGAATATCTAGTTTCTATCGATGATGAAGTGGAGCACGGAGATTTTCATTTCCGAAAAGCAGCCGTATATTATTATTTGGACATTAGCTCTCTGTCTGTTTACCATACAGAGTACGCCGTAAAAGTATTTGAGAAATACCCCGATTACCGCTACCTGTTAGCCCGCAGTGAATTAATGCGCGGTTTAAATTTTATTGAACAAAAAGATTTCCCGCAGGCTGAGCAAGCACTAAATGATGCGCTTGCCCATACTGACGTTGCTCGAGAGAATTCCCTTGTGACACTCATCCAGCATAATATCGGCTACCTCTATACAGAACAGGAAATGCCGCTTGCTGCGATTCCTTATTTGTCAGCAGCTAGAAGAGATCGCACATTTCCTGGCTATTTGAAGACTTTGTATCTTCTAGCTGATTCATGCTGGAAGACTGGTCAGCAGGAGCTGGCATTTGAAGCTTATCAAGAAGGTTTTCAGTTAAGCATGGAGCAAAACGACGATATATACAAATGGGAGTTTGCTATGCTGCATAAAAAGCATGCAGATCCTGCTAATTTTGAATCGGTTTGGATGGA from Terribacillus sp. DMT04 encodes the following:
- a CDS encoding sodium-dependent transporter: MSQEQWKSKLGFIFAAAGSAIGLGAIWKFPYIAGTGGGGAFFLIFLFFTVLLGAPLLLGEFVVGRRAQSDAVTAYKKFAPNSSWSLIGKLGIVTCFILLSFYSVVGGWIIIYLFEAIRGGLNGLSQDQYGALFGELIAKPWSTLLAQLVFMLMAIVVVAKGVQKGIEKASKIMIPALFILFLILVIRSVTLDQSIEGIEFLLVPDFTKLTSESILLALGQAFFTLSLGVSVMVTYASYLPKTQNLPFSAISIIVINILVALLAGLAIFPGVFSFGMEPDAGPVLIFAVLPAVFSQMQFGVIFFIIFLLLFLFAALTSAFSMLEIFVAATTKRDKTKRKKRAWTLGLLIFVLGIPSCLSYGVLSDVLVFDKTIFDLFDFTVSNVLMPLGALLISIFVPLKISKIALYEEISLGSKSGKMFFNVWYYLLKYVTPIAIIIVFLDVLGFLDKILGLFN
- a CDS encoding DUF368 domain-containing protein produces the protein MFQWRNIFKGMAMGVSDLIPGVSGGTIALLLGIYQQFIASINGIFSKRWKQSLLFLIPIGIGIVLALLLVSRLVEWLIEAYPQPTFIFFLGLIIGIIPTLLKEIDYKKSFTPVHYILLLLGAVLVASTAFVKDDNMAAVINHLSQSDYILLFFAGWLASSAMILPGISGSFVLLLLGVYPTVINAVSNLNFAVILTVGAGVLIGVLITSKLITILLAKFKAGTYAVMIGFIVGSIVIIYPGLPGNAMLIIVSIIAFIIGVISAYLLSGIDVKK
- a CDS encoding STAS domain-containing protein, coding for MKILTKVMSKIATIEQLQQEIEQLKTKVAKYETIIKELAAPMIPSIVPNTMLVPLTGTFTVERFIHIQNTIVNSVVKTDTDTVVIDLTGINYLDIDATGYQELSTNIKNLTDALKLMGIDTIFVGFSAKLVQKLVLSNSGFQGFESYANFRLGLRSLLKKKGLEIKEREE
- a CDS encoding ring-cleaving dioxygenase gives rise to the protein MTKQTQGIHHITAIVGHPQENADFYAGVLGLRLVKKTVNFDDPGTYHLYFGDEKGKPGTIITFFPWPNAYQGKIGDGQVGVTSYAVPIGALTFWEHRLEKFDIAYTKTERFGETYLQFDDVHGLHIEIVEREAGELNTWTFGDVTADVAIKGFGGATLYSRRPGNTGELLENMGLEKVGEEGGYVRYRAVGEIGNIIDIKQTTSGRSSMGVGTVHHIAWRANDDQDQLSWSDYVTKLGYGVTPVQDRNYFNAIYFREHGEILFEIATDPPGFAIDEEQHAMGEKLMLPPQYEQNREKIENHVVPFKVRELD
- a CDS encoding VOC family protein: MKQPSFSHSMPIFPCPNMQATAAYYEKLGFRAVAFLGGSEPHIWLYRDQIELMLTQSALKRIFPNRKQYGYGYDAYFITDQQAAMQQELVEKGVAIVQPLIVTEYGNKLFVFEDIDERWIAIGNKQ
- a CDS encoding YbaN family protein, with the protein product MIIIKKLKSILFFLLGTIALGFGIAGIVLPVLPGGPFLLIASFCYAKSSKRIEAWFQSTTFYKKYVLALKENRGMTLKEKIRINIIADAFILFSVFYIDILLVKIVLIVLGLIKHYYFIKKIKTITPEQAQEQAQELKNQA
- the wrbA gene encoding NAD(P)H:quinone oxidoreductase, whose protein sequence is MENVKVAVVYYSMGGTNYQMAKWAAEAAKEAGAEAKVLQVQELAPQSVIDGNPAWKAQVEATQDVPVASSADIEWADAIIFSVPTRFGNMPSQMKQFLDLQGGLWATGKTVNKVVSAMTSAQNPHGGQEATLLSLYTSMMHWGAIIATPGYTDPVLFAAGGNPYGTSVTVGQDGKMIEDVEAAVKHQAKRTVSVAEWVKKGNQ